In Clavibacter californiensis, the sequence CTGGCCCATCCACCGCAAGCCCCCGATGTTCGACCAGCTCGAGTCCAAGACGCAGCTGTTCGAGACCGGCATCAAGGTCATCGACCTCCTCACCCCGTACGTGCAGGGCGGCAAGATCGGCCTGTTCGGCGGCGCGGGCGTCGGCAAGACCGTCCTCATCCAGGAGATGATCCAGCGCGTCGCGCAGGACCACGGCGGCGTGTCCGTGTTCGCCGGCGTCGGCGAGCGCACGCGTGAGGGCAACGACCTCATCATGGAGATGGAGGAGGCCGGCGTCTTCGACAAGACCGCGTTGGTCTTCGGCCAGATGGACGAGCCGCCGGGAACGCGCCTCCGCGTGGCCCTGTCCGCGCTCACGATGGCGGAGTACTTCCGCGACGTGAAGAACCAGGACGTGCTGCTCTTCATCGACAACATCTTCCGCTTCACGCAGGCCGGCTCCGAGGTCTCCACGCTGCTCGGCCGCATGCCGTCCGCGGTGGGCTACCAGCCCAACCTCGCGGACGAGATGGGCGTGCTCCAGGAGCGCATCACGTCGACCCGCGGCCACAGCATCACCTCGCTGCAGGCCATCTACGTCCCGGCCGACGACTACACCGACCCGGCACCGGCCACCACGTTCGCGCACCTCGACGCGACCACGGAGCTCAGCCGCGAGATCGCGTCGCGCGGCCTCTACCCGGCCGTCGACCCGCTGACGTCCACCAGCCGCATCCTCGACCCGCGGTACCTGGGCCAGGCGCACTACGACACGGCCACCCGCGTCAAGGCGATCCTGCAGAAGAACAAGGAGCTGCAGGAGATCATCGCGATCCTCGGCGTCGACGAGCTCTCCGAGGAGGACAAGGTCACGGTGTCGCGTGCGCGCCGCATCCAGCAGTTCCTCTCGCAGAACACGTACATGGCGAAGAAGTTCACGGGCGTCGAGGGCTCCACGGTGCCGCTGAAGAACACCATCGAGTCGTTCTCGAAGATCGCCGACGGCGACTACGACCACGTCGCCGAGCAGGCGTTCTTCAACGTCGGCGACCTCGACGACGTCGAGCGCCGCTGGTCCGAGATCCAGAAGGAGAACGGCTGACATGGCCCGCGCTGATCTCACGGTGACCGTGGTCTCGGCCGACCAGCAGGTCTGGTCTGGCCAGGCGTCCATGGTCGTCGCGCGCACGAGCGAGGGCGAGATCGGCATCCTCGCCGGTCACGAGCCGCTCCTGGCGATCCTCGCGACCGGCAACGTCCGCATCACGCAGGACGGCGGCGCCGTGATCACGGCCGACGCCGACGAGGGCTTCCTCTCGGTGGAGAACGACAACGTGACCGTGGTCGCGCGCAAGGCCGCACTGGTCGCGTAGCGGCACCTCCGTCCGACGGCGGGCGGTCCCCTCGGGGGCCGTCCGCCTTCGTGCGTCCGGGCGGGCGCTGCTCGTCCCCGCCGACCCACCCGTCCAGCCCATCCGATCCCGGAGGTCCCGTGCTCGTCCTGCTGCCCCCGTCCGAGACGAAGCGCGACGGCGGGACGGAGGGATCGCACCTCGACCTCGACCTCCTCGCCTTCCCGGAGCTGACGGCCGAGCGGCGGACGGTCGTGCGGGCCGTCGCCGACCTCGCCCAGGATCCCGAGGCCGCCGCGCGTGCCCTCAAGCTCGGACCGCGTCAGGCGGGCGAGGTCGAGCGGAACCGCGTGCTCGAGTCGTCGCCGACCATGCCGGCGCTCCGTCGCTACACCGGCGTGCTGTACGACCCCGTCGGCGCCGACTCCCTGGACGCCGCTCAGCTCGCGTTCGCCGGTCGACACGTGGCCGTGCACTCCGCGCTCCTCGGGCCCGTCCGGGCGACCGACCCGATCCCCGCCTACCGGCTCTCGCACGACAGCCGGCTGCCGGGCGTGCGGATGAAGGCGCACTGGATGGCCTCGGTCCGCCGCGTGCTGGAGGGGATCCCCGGCCTCGTGCTCGACCTCCGATCGGAGGGATATGCGGCCCTCGGACCGCGCCCTGGCCACGAGGACTCCGCCGTGGTGCGCGTGGTCGCCCGAGGTGCGGACGGCACCGTGCGGGCGCTCAACCACTTCAACAAGAAGGCGAAGGGCGAGCTGGTGAGGGCGCTGATCCTCGCCGGCCGCGACCTCGCATCCGTGGCGGAGCTGCTGGACTGGGCGGAGGACGCCGGCGTCGAGCTGTCACGCGGCGACTCCGGCGAGCTCGTCCTGGTCGCCGCGCCGCACTGACGGTGCCAGCGGTCAGGCGGCCAGATGGCAGCCGACGACGTGGTCGTCGACGAGGCCCGATGACTGCATGAGCGCGTAGACGGTGGTGGGGCCCACGAAGCGGAGGCCGTGTGCCTTCAGCTCGCGGCTGAGGGCCGTGGACTCGGCGGTGACGGCGGGGATCTCGTCTGCCGACGTCGGTCGTGGGCGGACCAGGGGATCGGACGCGTGCGCCCAGATCATCCGATCGAGGGCGCCGTCCCCGTGCGCGTCGAGGAGGGTCCGCACGGCGCGCGCGTTGCCGGCGGCCGCGAGGATCTTCGCGCGGTTGCGGATGATCCCGGCGTCGCCCATGAGCCGCTCGACGTCTCCATCGTCCATGGCGGCGACCGCGTCGATGTCGAAGCCGTGGAAGACCTCGCGGAAGCGCGGGCGCTTGCGGAGGATGGTGATCCACGACAGGCCCGCCTGGAAGCCCTCGAGGCAGAGCTTCTCGAAGAGCGGGCGGTCGCCGTGCAACGGACGGCCCCACTCCTCGTCGTGGTACCTCCGGTACTCCGCGTCGGCCGCGGACCAGGCGCAGCGCGCGAGGCCGTCGTCGCCGACCGCGATCGATGCCCGGGTCACGACAGCACCGAGCCCTCGAGCGCGAGGAGCCGCACCTTGGTGGCGACCCCGTCGCCTGCGCTGAAGCCGGTCACGCGCCCGTCGGAGCCCAGGACGCGATGGCACGGGACGAGGATGCAGAGCCGGTTGGCCCCGACGGCGCCGCCCACGGCACGCGCACCACCGGGACGACCCGCCGCCTGCGCGAGTGCACCGTACGTCGTGACACCGCCATGGGGGACGCGGGCCAGCGCCTCCCAGACGGCGACCTGGAACGGGGTCCCCGTCAACCGCACCTGGACGTCGAACGTCGTGCGGAGGCCCGCGAAGTACTCGTCGAGCTGCCGGGACGTCTCCGCGAGCACGGGGCTCGGCCTGTCGTCCAGGTGGTCGAGCGGCAGGACGCCGTCGGTCGCGATGGACAGGGCGACGACCCGGTCGCCCTCGGCCACGAGCTCCAGGCGGCCGACGGGGGAGGGCACCCGGAGGAGAGCGGCGCCGACGGGAAGCAGCCCCGCTGCGGGCGGGAGCGGACGGCGCGGAGCGGCGTCTGGAGCCGGGGATCCGGGACGGCGACCGCCGGGCGGGGGCGCGGTCGGGCGCGCGGGGGCGACGGCGGGTGCGGAGGAGGGGGTCATGCGGCGACCGTACGACGGGCCGCGCGGATGGCGCCGGGGGCGCCGCGATCGGGGGAGGGACGGCGAGAGCCGCCGCCGGGGGAGGACGCGGAGGAGCGCGCCGCCGTCACCGGGAGCGCCCGTGCCCGTCCTGCGTGTGGACCTTGAGGTAGACGAACGTCTCCGTGCTCACGACGCCGTCGAGCGCGCGGATCCGGGCGTTGAGCAGCTCGACCAGCTCCTCGTCGTCCTCGCACACCACCTCGGCGAGCAGGTCGAAGGTGCCCGCCGTCATGACCACGTAGTCGACGGCGGGGATGTCCGCGAGGGCGTCCGCGACCACGCGCACGTCGCCGCTCACGGTGACGCCGATCATGGCCTGGCGGGTGAGCCCGAGCTGCTGCGGATCGGTGAGCGCCACGATGCGGATCACGCCCGCGTCCGTGAGCTTCTGCACGCGCTGCCGGACGGCGGCCTCGCTGAGGCCGACGGCCTTGCCGATCTCGGCGTACGACCGTCGCCCGTCCTCCCGCAGCTGCTCGACGATGGATCGGGAGATCGCGTCGACGGGGAGCCCGCGGGCGGAGGGGCGCTGCGGCGTGCTCATCGTCCGAGCATGGCAGTCGGGCGGAGGTCGGGCAACCGGATCCGCGGCGAGCGTCCCTCCCCGAGGTCCGGATGCCCCTCCTCGGCGCCGCACCTGGACTCTGTCCGGCGGCGGCGCAGCAGGCGGTCGGCGCGCGGCCGCCCGGTAGGATCCCTGTCAGCGCGTCCGGCTGCCCGAGGCCCGGCGCCGACCGCCCGACCGGGCGCCGAGTCCCGATGGAGCCGATGACGTGAGCGAGGGCTCCCACCGTTCCTCTCCCGCCGCCCGGGGATCGGCCGGCCTCGCGGTGGTGACGCCCCACGCCGTGGTGCTCCTGCCCGCCGGCGCCCCGACGCGCGTCGTGGAGGACCTCTGGCGCATCGTCGCGGATCCGGCCACCACGGCCGAGGCGGTCGTCGCGGGGCTGCCCCTGCGGGGCGCGGACGAGGTCGCCTCCTTCGCCGTGATCGTGCACGAGGCCGTGGGGCCGGAGGGCGCGCGCCTCCAGGTGGTGCTGCGCGGGGACGCGGTCCTGGACGCCGCCGTCGACGGTGACGCGGATGCCCGCCGTGTGGACGCGCGGCGGGCCCAGCCCTTCTACCTCGCCACCCTCGACCGCGTGCGCGCGTACCGGGCAGGGCACGCCGACGCCGCGGCGGGCGCGACCGGGATCGCGAACGGGGGCCTCCCTCTGATCGCGGGCGCCGTCGCCGCCGACGCCGTCGACTGGCGGCTCGGCGACGCGCGATCCGGCGACGCCGCGGGCGCTCGCGCGGACCGCCGCGGCGGCTCGCGCGCCGGTCGCCACGCGGCGCCGCCCGCCGACCCCGGCCTCGCTGACCCCGGCCTCGTCGCCACCGTCCTCGACGGGCCGGCGGATCCGGGCGAGCACGCGAGGGGACCCGACGCCCGTGAGGCGGAGGCGGAGGCCGAGGCCAGCGCCGGGTCCGCCGGCGTCCCCACCGTCGCGATGCCCACGGTGCCCGCAGCGGCCGACGACGTGGACGCCGCGCGCGTCGTGCTCGCGTTCCGCGTCCTGCGCGACGGCGTGCCGCACGTCGACGCCGTCGTCCCCGACCGGATCCCCCTCGACGCGCCCGCCATCGTCGGCCGCCGCCCCCGGCCGCCGCGCGTCGTCCGGGGCGTCGCCCCGCGCCTCGTGGCGGTGCCGTCGCCGCTCGGCGAGATCTCCGGCACGCACCTCGGGCTCCGGCAGGACGCCGGCGTGATCGTCGTGACCGACCTCGACTCCACGAACGGCACGGTCGTGCTCGCTCCCGGGTCCGAGCACCTCGCGCTTCGTCCGGGGGAGTCGCTCGTGGTCGTCCCTGGCACGCGCATCGACATCGGCGACGGCGTCGTCCTCGAGATCCTGTCCGCCTGATGACCGCCATCGGAGCGGATGTCGCGGAGGCCTCCCTCGCCCTGCCCGACGGCCGCACGCTCGTGCTCGGCTGGGCGTCCATGACCGATCGCGGACTCCGCCGCGACCACAACGAGGACAGCGTGCTCGCGGCCGTGCCGTACTTCGCGGTGGCGGACGGGATGGGCGGCCACGCGGCGGGCGACGTGGCGAGCGACGCCGTCATCCGCCGCCTCGCCGAGGAGCAGGAGCGCGCGGAGTCCGGGTTCGCGGATCCCGAGGGCGTGGAGCCCGCGCTCGACCTGGCTGTCGGCGACATCCGCGAGGAGACCGGGGAGCTCGAGCTGCACGCCGGGACAACCGTCACGGGCGCGTGCCTGACCCTGGTGTCCGACCGGCCGTACTGGGCCGTCTTCAACGTCGGCGACTCGCGCGTCTACCAGCTGCGCGGCGACGTGCTGGAGCAGGTCACCGTGGACCACTCGGTCGTGCAGGAGATGGTGGACGCAGGCCGCATCACGCGCGCGCAGGCCGACCGGCACCCGGACGGCAACATCATCACCCGGGCGGTGGGCGTCGGCGACGCCGCCGAGGCGGACTACTGGCTGCTGCCCGTGACCGCACGGCTGCGGCTGCTGGTCTGCTCGGACGGGCTGACCAAGGAGCTGGCCGACGCCGAGATCCGCGGGCACCTGCTCCGCGCCGACGACGCGGCGACGGCCGTGCGCGACCTCGTGGTGCACGCGCTGGAGAACGGCGGGCGCGACAACGTGACGGCGATCGTGGTCGACGTGCTGCGGATCGACCCCGCCGCCGATGCGACCGACACCCCGCGTCGCCGCGGCCTGCGTCGCTGAGCCCGACGCGGCCGGTCCGCGACGCCCGGGCTAGGCGTGCAGCGCGTCGTTGAGGATCGAGCCGCCGCCGCGCCGCGGGACCGCTTCGACGGCCCCGGTGAGCGAGTTCCGGCGGAAGAGGATCCCGGGCCGCCCGGAGAGCTCGACGGCCTTGACCTGCGGCACGGTGCCGTCCGGCCCGGGCGCCTCGCCCGCGAGCCGGACCTTGGTGCCGGCCGTCACGTAGAGGCCCGCCTCCACGACGCTGTCGTCGCCGATGGAGATGCCCACGCCCGAGTTCGCGCCGAG encodes:
- the atpD gene encoding F0F1 ATP synthase subunit beta codes for the protein MTDTATAPVASDSVAGVGRIVRVTGPVVDIEFPHDSIPPVYNALKTTITIGEESTEITLEIALHLGDDVVRAIALKPTDGLVRGQEVRDTGAAISVPVGDITKGKVFNVTGDILNNEGGEQIEITERWPIHRKPPMFDQLESKTQLFETGIKVIDLLTPYVQGGKIGLFGGAGVGKTVLIQEMIQRVAQDHGGVSVFAGVGERTREGNDLIMEMEEAGVFDKTALVFGQMDEPPGTRLRVALSALTMAEYFRDVKNQDVLLFIDNIFRFTQAGSEVSTLLGRMPSAVGYQPNLADEMGVLQERITSTRGHSITSLQAIYVPADDYTDPAPATTFAHLDATTELSREIASRGLYPAVDPLTSTSRILDPRYLGQAHYDTATRVKAILQKNKELQEIIAILGVDELSEEDKVTVSRARRIQQFLSQNTYMAKKFTGVEGSTVPLKNTIESFSKIADGDYDHVAEQAFFNVGDLDDVERRWSEIQKENG
- a CDS encoding F0F1 ATP synthase subunit epsilon: MARADLTVTVVSADQQVWSGQASMVVARTSEGEIGILAGHEPLLAILATGNVRITQDGGAVITADADEGFLSVENDNVTVVARKAALVA
- a CDS encoding FHA domain-containing protein, which gives rise to MSEGSHRSSPAARGSAGLAVVTPHAVVLLPAGAPTRVVEDLWRIVADPATTAEAVVAGLPLRGADEVASFAVIVHEAVGPEGARLQVVLRGDAVLDAAVDGDADARRVDARRAQPFYLATLDRVRAYRAGHADAAAGATGIANGGLPLIAGAVAADAVDWRLGDARSGDAAGARADRRGGSRAGRHAAPPADPGLADPGLVATVLDGPADPGEHARGPDAREAEAEAEASAGSAGVPTVAMPTVPAAADDVDAARVVLAFRVLRDGVPHVDAVVPDRIPLDAPAIVGRRPRPPRVVRGVAPRLVAVPSPLGEISGTHLGLRQDAGVIVVTDLDSTNGTVVLAPGSEHLALRPGESLVVVPGTRIDIGDGVVLEILSA
- a CDS encoding DNA-3-methyladenine glycosylase I is translated as MTRASIAVGDDGLARCAWSAADAEYRRYHDEEWGRPLHGDRPLFEKLCLEGFQAGLSWITILRKRPRFREVFHGFDIDAVAAMDDGDVERLMGDAGIIRNRAKILAAAGNARAVRTLLDAHGDGALDRMIWAHASDPLVRPRPTSADEIPAVTAESTALSRELKAHGLRFVGPTTVYALMQSSGLVDDHVVGCHLAA
- the yaaA gene encoding peroxide stress protein YaaA, whose product is MLVLLPPSETKRDGGTEGSHLDLDLLAFPELTAERRTVVRAVADLAQDPEAAARALKLGPRQAGEVERNRVLESSPTMPALRRYTGVLYDPVGADSLDAAQLAFAGRHVAVHSALLGPVRATDPIPAYRLSHDSRLPGVRMKAHWMASVRRVLEGIPGLVLDLRSEGYAALGPRPGHEDSAVVRVVARGADGTVRALNHFNKKAKGELVRALILAGRDLASVAELLDWAEDAGVELSRGDSGELVLVAAPH
- a CDS encoding PP2C family protein-serine/threonine phosphatase, translated to MTAIGADVAEASLALPDGRTLVLGWASMTDRGLRRDHNEDSVLAAVPYFAVADGMGGHAAGDVASDAVIRRLAEEQERAESGFADPEGVEPALDLAVGDIREETGELELHAGTTVTGACLTLVSDRPYWAVFNVGDSRVYQLRGDVLEQVTVDHSVVQEMVDAGRITRAQADRHPDGNIITRAVGVGDAAEADYWLLPVTARLRLLVCSDGLTKELADAEIRGHLLRADDAATAVRDLVVHALENGGRDNVTAIVVDVLRIDPAADATDTPRRRGLRR
- a CDS encoding Lrp/AsnC family transcriptional regulator; the encoded protein is MSTPQRPSARGLPVDAISRSIVEQLREDGRRSYAEIGKAVGLSEAAVRQRVQKLTDAGVIRIVALTDPQQLGLTRQAMIGVTVSGDVRVVADALADIPAVDYVVMTAGTFDLLAEVVCEDDEELVELLNARIRALDGVVSTETFVYLKVHTQDGHGRSR
- a CDS encoding methylated-DNA--[protein]-cysteine S-methyltransferase, coding for MTPSSAPAVAPARPTAPPPGGRRPGSPAPDAAPRRPLPPAAGLLPVGAALLRVPSPVGRLELVAEGDRVVALSIATDGVLPLDHLDDRPSPVLAETSRQLDEYFAGLRTTFDVQVRLTGTPFQVAVWEALARVPHGGVTTYGALAQAAGRPGGARAVGGAVGANRLCILVPCHRVLGSDGRVTGFSAGDGVATKVRLLALEGSVLS